Genomic window (Methanobrevibacter sp.):
CATTCCGCAATTTGGACAAAACATAGAATTTGACATTAAACATATATTAGATAGGTATAATATAAATAAATTATAGAAAGAGCATTTGCAAAATAACAAACAAAACAAAGAATTGTAAATTAAAGTGATTATATGGTAAAAAAAGGAAAATTAATAGGAATTGGTGTTGGACCTGGAGATACTGAATTATTAACTTTAAAAGCTGCAAAGGTTTTAAAGACTGTCCCTGTGGTTTTTTCACCAAAATCATCTAAAGAAAAAGAAAGTATTGCATTGTCTATTGTTAGACCTGTCCTTAAAGAAAGAAAAGATTATAAAAAAGTAATGATTGTTGAACCTATTTTTCCTATGATTGAAAATAAAGAAGAACTTAAAAAAGTATGGAAAAGTGCATCTGAACTGATTGCACAATATCTCAACACAGGAAGAGATGTTGCATTTATTACACTTGGAGATACTTCAATATTCAGCACTTATTCTTATGTTCAAAAAATATTAAAAGATGAATACGAAATAGAAACTATTCCTGGAATCACATCATTTACTGCATGTGCCGCTACTAAAAATGAAGCATTGGTGGAGCAAAATGAAATATTGACTATTGTTCCGAAAATCGATGACAGACTAAAACAGGTTTTAGAATACAGTGATTCCGTTGTTCTTATGAAAGCATCAAGAAACACTTCCAAACTTGAATCAAAAATTGAAAACGACAAAAGGAAAAAAGAGATTTATTCAGTGCAGAACTGCACCCGTGAAAATGAAAAAATAATTGAAGGATTTTCTCACGAAAAACCCTACCTTACAACAACCGTCATAAAATTTAGAGATGATTAATAAGTTTTTATGCTTTGAGGCTCTATCTCAAACATACACTTCTGATCACCCATTGTATAACATTGAGTTTCAATAACCCTTACAGGTAGATTGAAGAATAGTGTGAATAAACCTTCAAAAATCCCTGTGTCTAAAAAACAGGCAGGTTTTCCTGTTTTTGGAAGTAATTCACATTCAAAGCAGTCATAGGTTGTGACTTTAATTGTTTGACCTATCTCAAAGGTCAGTCTACCTAAACCTTTATTTTCCCAAAAATTAGCTAAATTATTCATAAACACTTCCAAATCATCATCATATAGTTTATAAAAAAGGGATTTGCCGATTTGATTTCCTGTTGATTGTAAAATCGGATCAATATTGATTCCTTCTTGAATAAGCATTGCTTTTAAGGTGTGGAACAGTAAAGTTGAAAATTGAGCCTCTTCATCAACAATGTGTTTTATCAAATAATCCGATTGAGTCTCTTCAATTTTTTTAGGTTCGGTAATGTTTACAGAACCTATAAATTTAGAATTTAGGTAGAATATTTTTTTTCTATTATCAGCAGGATTGACCCTATAAGAAATGATTCCAGTTTCTCTTAAACTTTTCAAGTGAACTGAAACTGTAGATTTGGATTTTCCGACATTACTAACAATTTCATCGAATTCCATGTCTCTGTCCCTAAGCATTTCAAGAATTATGAGTTTTACCGGACTTTTTATAACATTAATACCAAATTTTTCATTTAAGTCTGAAAATATTTGAATAGGTTTTTGTTCGTTCATAGCTGCCCCCCAGAATGTATAGATATATATGATAAGTATTAGTTAATAAATATAACTATTTCATATAAATTAAACAAAATTATAAAAAATGTATAAAATAATTATACAAAAACAAAAAATAAAAATAAAAATAATACGAACTGTTCGTTTAAATCATAAAAAAAATTTCCGATGATAATAATTTTCAGGTGCTAAAAACACAGATGCATAATTTATTTTTTGATAAATGAATCTTTGAATTTTAGTGGATTTGCCAAATAATGCTTTGAATTCACGTTGGGCTAAAATGTTTAATAAATACACAGATGTTTTTTTAAATTCAACCATAGTTACTTGTCATCTTTTTTTCTTCAACTACTGTAAGCTAAGATTTACAGACAATATGGAATTCTAACTGAATATACATATACCTACGGTTTTCATCACTAAAAATTCGATTAAAGGTTTTTCTTTAAATAATAAAATTCATATAAATACGAACAATAGTATAAAACTTATAAAAAAGTTCCGATGATTACAAATTCCATCATTAAAACTCTGATAGCGAATTTATTTTTTGGCAATTATAAATTTTTGGAGGTTGTTCAAAATCTTGATTTTTATTATGCAAATAAGTCACATAATATAATGCAAAGTTGCACAACAATTATATGAAGCCTAGACTTATTGATGAATGGCAGATGGCTCCTATTTTATGGGATGCAATGAGAAATAGTGTTGATGAACTTCATGAAGATGGATTATACATCCTGACAGGTTCAACTACCATTGATGAAGCGGAAATAATGCATACCGGCACAGGTAGAATCCACAGAGTTCTTATAAGAACAATGAGCCTTTATGAAAGCAGTGAATCAAATGGTAAAATTTCAATTTTAGAACAATTTAAAAATCCTGATATGAATATCAATGGCATTAGTTCTGATTTAAATGTTAACGATGTAATCTTTGCTGCATGTAGAGGAGGTTGGCCTGAAAGTTTAAATAAAAAATCCGAAAAGGCACAACTGTTCGTGGCAAAGTCTTATGTGAAAAACATTTGTGAAATCAATGTGTCCTCCTTTGATGATGTTAAACGTGACCCCCAAAAAGTAAGGAAAATATTGAAATCATATTCCAGAAACATTTCCACATTAGCGTCAAACTCAACTATTCTAGCAGACATAAATTCTGAACTTAGTATCAGTAAAAATACCCATTATAATTATACCAATGCGTTAAAGAGACTATTTGTCATAGAGGATGTTCCGGCATGGTCTCCAAACATACGATCCAAAAGTCAGATCAACACCTAAAAAAGAATTTATCGACCCGTCAATTGCAGTTGCTTCTCTAGGTTTATCTCCGCAAAGCCTAATAGATGATTTGAACACATTCTGTTTTATTTTTGAAACATTATGCATCAGGGACTTAAGAATTTATACAAGTGAGAAATTGGGAGAAATTTCTTACTATAGGGATAGAAATGGTTTAGAAGCTGATTGTGTAATACATTTAGAAAATGGAGATTATGCTTTGATTGAATTTAAACTTGGCAGTGCTGAAATAGAAAAAGGAGCTAAAAACTTATTAAAATTAAAAAATTTGTTAAAAGAGAGGAAATTCAAAGAACCTAAATTTTTAGCAGTTATTACAGGGGGCAAATTCGCTTATACCACAGAAGATGATGTAAAAGTAATTCCAATAGGCTGCCTACGTTGATATAAAGACTAGAGGTACTAACAGATACAACTTCGGCAATGTCGGGTCAATCGGAGGAGAAGATGGATATCATAGCATATGACCCAAGCCGGATACTCAGATATCACAGAAGAGGAATACATAAGAGAAAACAATAATATCCAGTCACCATTATCTGAGGATATGCTGATTGAACAAGGAAAAAATCAGCAATGCAAACCCTATTAACTTTCATATTCCCATTGTTCTGGATGGATGCGCCGGCAAAATTAGTGGGATATTTCGCAAGAGTATTCACTAAAGGATTCAAATACGACTAGGAGGATGGAAGTCCGGCTACAATGAAAACAATGGATGTGGCAAATTTCTTAATTAGTGCAGGAAGTAACTATGAAGATTTAAAAAATGATGGGAAACTAAAAGCATTAGAAACAATATTCATAAGACCGTATGCTGGAAAAACCAAAAAAAAACTAATATCCACATATTTGATGAAACCTCTTATCATAAATAACTAATATTAAATAATCGTGAAAATTATAAGTTGAAATCTAAAATAGGCAAAAATACAAACTAATCTTATTTTATGGTTTGAAACGAATGTTTACGAACAATTCGTATGAAACGTATGATATAGTTCGCAGCCTTATCAATTTGAACCACAAAAACTCTACTAAAAAATTTATTCTAATTAATTATAAACTTTTTGAAAGTCATTTTAAACCGTGAATTTGATTAAATAAATCATCATTAACATTAATGGCTAGAATATTGAAAATAAGAGTTAAAAAACCTATATCAAGAAGTTTTAAAAATTAACATGTGATGTGGATGTTAAAAAAAGAAATGTGTTAACATAATGTTAACATAATTTAAATTTCATAAACTTTTGGAGGCTCTCCGGAAAAGTCAGCAATGGTTGCTTTACCTTCTTTAATGGTAAATACTTCAAATATCGGATTGTCACCGGATTCATATAATGTCTTTACAAGATCATTTGCATCAATTACCTTTTGCTTGATTTCCAAATCATCGACGAATTCCACTTTTCCGGCAATTCTGAGCCATTGGAATTCGGGAGTGGCTGCAGTCATTTCAAAGTTAGGGTTTGCATCCAATTCCTTGTACATTGGCTTTTGGTTGCTGGTACAGAAGTATGGTTTATCATCTTCTGCAAAGTAGAATAGTATAGGCCTTACTTTTGCGTTTCCATCAAGTCCTATAGTTGCGAGATATTGCTGAGGGTTTTCAGTTAAGAATTTGATTACATCTTTCATTTATATCACCTTAATTTATTAATACTAAATCGTTTTATTTTATTTAGTATTAATTATAAATTAGTTTTATGGCAAATATAAGCTTTTTGTTACTTTAAAGTTACTAATAATTGATTATAGCGTTTAGTTACTTTTACGTAACTAAAATTTTATTAATAATCGCCAATAGATAAATTCATATCCAAATGGAAAAGTGATATTATGGCTAAATTCGAAAGCAATTACTGTCCAGTAAACGAAACCTTAAAAATCATCAGCGGAAAATGGCACTTTCTAATCATTAGGGATCTGTTCTTCGGCAAAAAAAGATTCAAAGAATTCAAGGAGGATAAACCTAAATTAAGCAATAAGGTTTTAACCGAATGCTTAAAAGATTTGGAATCAAATGGACTGATTTCAAAAACCAATATGGATGACTCCAAAATAACAGAATATTGCCTGACTGAAGAAGGAAAAAGAATGAATAGAATCCTTTATGAACTGGCCATATTCACTTTAAAAAAAGATGATTCCGCAACAGATGCCGAATCTGATGAATTTATAAAGATTTTTAAAGACACATTAGATATTGATTAAATTATTCGACTAAGGAGAATTAGATGAGTAGAGAAGAACAACTTGATTTTCTAATTAATTATTTGATTGATGAGAGAAATGAAACTATTGAAATTCCAAAAGACTACAAAGCTAAAAGAAATCTGCTTCGCTCTTTAATGAATGTAAGAATGCCCTTAAAAATTTCAGACGAATTTTTAAAAGTTCAGGATGATTTCTTAACTGCCGAAACATTAGGAAAAGATTTGACTTCAGTTGAGGATATAACTGATGTCAACGGCAAAATCATGCTTTGGCAGGGAGATATTGTAACTTTGAAAGTTGACGGGATTGTCAATGCGGCAAATTCAAAATTATTAGGTTGTTTTATTCCCCTTCACAATTGCATTGACAACCTGATTCACTCAGTAGCCGGATTGCAGCTCAGAGAGGAATGCAACAGCATGATGCAGCTACAAGGACACGACGAAGAAGTGGGCAAAGCCAAAATCACAAGTGCCTATAATCTGCCTTCAAAATATGTGATTCATACTGTTGGCCCCGCAATCCCTCATGACTCAAAACCTTCCAAAAGCGATTGTGAAGCATTAGAGAATTGCTATAGGTCTTGTTTGGAAATTGCAAGTGAAAATAATTTAGAGTCATTGGCATTTTGTGGCATTTCAACTGGAGTGTTTAATTTTCCACAGGATTTGGCGGCTAAAATAGCTACTGATACCGTTAGAGAGTATTTGAATTCAAATAAAACCAGTTTGAAGCATGTGATTTTTGACGTGTTTTCAGATGAAAGCTATACAACATATAAGGATTTATTGTTTTAGGAGAAAAATATGAAACATTTCACTAAAAGATTAGACAAGGCATATGACACCATTAATGATGGGGACTATATTCTTGTTGGTGCAGGTGCGGGATTTTCTGCAGCTGCAGGCATTGAATATTCAGGAAAACGTTTTGAAGATAATTTCAAGGATTTCATTGAGAAATATGGTTTGACTGACATGTATTCTTCCGGATTTTATCCATTCAAAACTTCCGAGGAAAAATGGGCATACTGGTCCCGTCATGTTTATATGAACAGGTATTCTGTTGGGAAAACCAGATTATATGAACAGCTATTGGAACTGGTTGGAGATAAGGAGTATTTTGTGCTGACAACCAATGTAGAACATCAATTTTGGATAAATGGTTTTGAAGACAATAGGATTTTTGCAACTCAGGGTGACTACGGCCTTTTCCAATGCAGCGAACCCTGCCATGAA
Coding sequences:
- the cobI gene encoding precorrin-2 C(20)-methyltransferase, yielding MVKKGKLIGIGVGPGDTELLTLKAAKVLKTVPVVFSPKSSKEKESIALSIVRPVLKERKDYKKVMIVEPIFPMIENKEELKKVWKSASELIAQYLNTGRDVAFITLGDTSIFSTYSYVQKILKDEYEIETIPGITSFTACAATKNEALVEQNEILTIVPKIDDRLKQVLEYSDSVVLMKASRNTSKLESKIENDKRKKEIYSVQNCTRENEKIIEGFSHEKPYLTTTVIKFRDD
- a CDS encoding V4R domain-containing protein, which gives rise to MNEQKPIQIFSDLNEKFGINVIKSPVKLIILEMLRDRDMEFDEIVSNVGKSKSTVSVHLKSLRETGIISYRVNPADNRKKIFYLNSKFIGSVNITEPKKIEETQSDYLIKHIVDEEAQFSTLLFHTLKAMLIQEGINIDPILQSTGNQIGKSLFYKLYDDDLEVFMNNLANFWENKGLGRLTFEIGQTIKVTTYDCFECELLPKTGKPACFLDTGIFEGLFTLFFNLPVRVIETQCYTMGDQKCMFEIEPQSIKTY
- a CDS encoding pyridoxamine 5'-phosphate oxidase family protein — its product is MKDVIKFLTENPQQYLATIGLDGNAKVRPILFYFAEDDKPYFCTSNQKPMYKELDANPNFEMTAATPEFQWLRIAGKVEFVDDLEIKQKVIDANDLVKTLYESGDNPIFEVFTIKEGKATIADFSGEPPKVYEI
- a CDS encoding helix-turn-helix domain-containing protein, producing MAKFESNYCPVNETLKIISGKWHFLIIRDLFFGKKRFKEFKEDKPKLSNKVLTECLKDLESNGLISKTNMDDSKITEYCLTEEGKRMNRILYELAIFTLKKDDSATDAESDEFIKIFKDTLDID
- a CDS encoding protein-ADP-ribose hydrolase, giving the protein MSREEQLDFLINYLIDERNETIEIPKDYKAKRNLLRSLMNVRMPLKISDEFLKVQDDFLTAETLGKDLTSVEDITDVNGKIMLWQGDIVTLKVDGIVNAANSKLLGCFIPLHNCIDNLIHSVAGLQLREECNSMMQLQGHDEEVGKAKITSAYNLPSKYVIHTVGPAIPHDSKPSKSDCEALENCYRSCLEIASENNLESLAFCGISTGVFNFPQDLAAKIATDTVREYLNSNKTSLKHVIFDVFSDESYTTYKDLLF